One Mycobacterium paraseoulense genomic window, GGTCGACGAACTCGCGGTAGCCCTTCTCCGTGGGGACGCGCCCGGAGCTGGTGTGCGGCTGGGTGATGTAGCCCTCGGCCTCCAGCACCGCCATGTCGTTGCGGACCGTCGCGGACGAGACGCCCAAGTTGTGACGCTCCACCAGGCTCTTGGAACCGATAGATTCCTTGGTGGCAACGAAATCGGCGACGATGGCCCGCAGCACCTCGAAGCGACGCTCGTCGGCACTTCCCACTCGTTGTCACCTCCCTGCACCGCGTTGACCGGTCCATTTTACGGGTCTCGAGTCGTGCTAAGCGTTACCAGCGGCGGCCGTCGGGGCGGTCCGTCGGCGGCGCCCCCGCGATTCGGGCGGCATCGACGCCGCCGACGCGTCTTCGGGCTAGCCTGTCCAGCATGAACCGGTCCGGTCCTGGCATCGCGTCGCGGAAGATCGGCCCATGATCTTCAAGGGCGTGCGCGACGGCAAGCCGTATCCCGAGCACGGGCTGTCCTACCGGGACTGGTCCCAGATTCCGCCGCAACAGATCCGGCTCGACGAGCTGGTCACCACCACGACGGTGCTCGCGCTGGACCGCCTGCTTTCGGAGGACTCGACCTTCTACGGCGACCTGTTCCCGCACGCGGTGCGGTGGAAGGGCGTCACCTATCTCGAGGACGGCCTGCACCGGGCGGTCCGGGCGGCGCTGCGGAATCGCACCGTGCTGCATGCCCGGGTGTTCGACATGGACATGGCGCCGGGGGCGCCCCGGTAACCGGTCACGTTTGCGCGCCGGCGGGTGTCGACTGGGTGAGGACGTTAGTTCACACCGCAACCTGCTAGGGAGGATCACCATGTCCCGGTTGCCAGGGGTCTCCGACCGCGACGCCGGCCTGGGGGCCAAGATCGCCTTCTTCTTCACCAAGCGCAAGCTGGCGCAGATGACCGGTCTGCAGACGGCCGGGATGCTGGAGCCGCTGCGGATGTACGCGCACATCCCCCGGCTGCTCAGCGCATACGGGCGGCTCGAGCAGGCCGAATCGAAGCTGGACATCCTCAGCCCCCGGCACCGCGCGCTCGCGGAGCTGAAATCGGCGACGACGGTGCGCTGCGAGTACTGCATCGACCTCGGTTCACAGATCGCCCGCCAGTGGGGCATCACCGACGAGGAACTGCTCGCCCTGTCGGACTATCGAAACGCCGCGTGCTTCTCCGACGTCGACAAGCTGATCCTCGAATACGCCACCGCGATCAGCCGGACCCCCGTCGAGGTCAGCGACGAGCTTTTCGACGCGTTGCGCGCGCATTTCGACACCGCCCAGCTCGTCGGGCTCACCCACGTCATCACGCTGGGCAATCTGCGCGCGCGCTTCAACCTGGCGCTCGGGATCGGCTCGTCCGGCTTCTCCGGCAACCGGGTCTGCGCCATCCCCGATACCGCCGGTGGCGCGTGAGGGTGGACGCGTCCGTCGCGGCGCGTTTCGAGGCGGCGCGACCGCAGCTGGGCGCCATCGCCTACCGCATGCTGGGCTCGATCGACGACGCCCAGGACGCCGTGCAGGAAGCGTGGCTGCGGCTGAGCGGCACCGGTAGCGACGGTATCGCCAACCTGGACGCGTGGCTGACCAC contains:
- a CDS encoding type II toxin-antitoxin system VapB family antitoxin; translated protein: MIFKGVRDGKPYPEHGLSYRDWSQIPPQQIRLDELVTTTTVLALDRLLSEDSTFYGDLFPHAVRWKGVTYLEDGLHRAVRAALRNRTVLHARVFDMDMAPGAPR
- a CDS encoding carboxymuconolactone decarboxylase family protein, with protein sequence MSRLPGVSDRDAGLGAKIAFFFTKRKLAQMTGLQTAGMLEPLRMYAHIPRLLSAYGRLEQAESKLDILSPRHRALAELKSATTVRCEYCIDLGSQIARQWGITDEELLALSDYRNAACFSDVDKLILEYATAISRTPVEVSDELFDALRAHFDTAQLVGLTHVITLGNLRARFNLALGIGSSGFSGNRVCAIPDTAGGA